Genomic DNA from Comamonas resistens:
AGCGGGGCCATGGATGCATAGAGGCCGAATACCCCGAAGGCCACAAACGGATAGCCACAGGTCAGCACAAATGCAGCAGAGTCGCTGCGCGCGGGCCAGATCAGGCGTGGCCTGCAGTCCTGCCATTGCAACCGCCTGCTCATGCCCCCTGCTTCTGCCTCCTGCATGACGGGCGGCAGCTTGAGCATGGCCATTCCCCAGGCACCGGCACAGCCAAGCAATAGCGGCAGCACATAGGCACTCATCAGCGGCTGAGGCAGCCACTGGCCCGCCACACCGCCGGCCAGCGGCCCCAGGCCAAAGCCCAGCACGTTCAGGAAACTCGCCACCATGGCCACGCGCTGCACGGAAAACCTGCTGCAGCCGTGCACTGCCAGTGCCGCCAATCCGCTGGTCGCACTGATGGTGATGAGACTGGACGATAGCCCCACCACGAAGCGCCCGACGATCAGGCTGGGCAGGTTCCAGGCAAACATGGACATCAGCGTGCCCGCCAGCGTCAGCAGCAAAAAACACAGCATCACCCGCTGAAAGCCTATGCGGTCAGGCAATCGCCCCAGAAACAGCAAGGCGCACATGCCGCCGCACATATAGAGCACATAGATCAGCGAGATATCGCTGGCCTTCAACTGCCAGGCCTGCTGGTACAAGGCATAGAGCGGGCTGATGAGCGCTGCCCCCATCACGCCCACCACCAAGGCAAAACCCACCCACCATGTGGCTGCGGACGCGGCGATGCCTCCCGCCCGCCATGCACTGCTTTGCTGCATTGTTTGCGGTCTCTGTGATTGCTCCAGCCAGGCTGGCGATCAAGGGCACCTGCATGGCAGCTGCCGGACAATGGCAAGGTTGCGAGCGGCTCATACCGTCCGCGTTTTTACTTGCGATGAAAACATTGTCTGCAGCGCAGGCTTGGCATGCATAGACCAAATGAAGGATATCGGCATGGAACACTTACCAGGCAAGCGCCTTCAGCTATGTTTTCAGAAGTAATTTCCACCTCACGGCCTGCTGAAAAAACAACCCGAAGCTATACTTCGCCTCCTCTTATTCCCAAGACGGCAGGATTTTTCGGCATGCGCCTGAATGCTTTTTTGCGCCCTCTGTTATGTGTAAGTCTGCTCGGCCTCGGTGCCTGCGGCAGCAACCCGCCCGCTCCTTCCGCGCCTTCCGATACCGCGGCCAGCACCGCCACGGCACAGCCCATACGCATTGGCCTGGCCCTGGGCGGCGGCGCGGCCAAGGGCTTTGCCCATATCGGCGTCATCAAGATGCTGGAAGCCAATGGTTTCACACCTTCCGTGGTGGCCGGCACCAGCGCGGGCAGTGTGGTGGGTGCGCTCTATGCCAGCGGCATGAATGCCTTCGAGCTGCAGGAAAAAGCCGTGGCACTCGACGAGGCCAAGATTCGCGACCTGCAGCTGTCCTCGGGCGGCCTGGTCCTGGGCCAGAAACTCGAAGACTATGTGAACGAGCAGGTACACCGCAAGCCGCTTGAGCAGATGGCCAAGCCCTTTGTGGCCGTCTCCACGCGCCTTGAAGATGGCGAGCGCACCGTGTTCGCGCGCGGCAATGTGGGACAGGCCGTGCGCGCCTCCAGCAGCGTGCCCGGCGTGTTCCAGCCCGTGACGATTGGTAAGTACCACTATGTCGATGGCGGCATCGTCAGCCCCGTCCCTGTGGATGCGGCGCGCAATCTGGGGGCCGATATCGTGATCGCCGTCGATATCTCCAACAAGGCCAGCGGCAAGACCCCCGCGAATATGCTGGGCGCGCTCAACCAGTCGATTGCCATCATGGGCCAGAAGCTGGGACAGGCCGAACTGGCACGGGCCGACATCATCATCCGCCCCAAGGTGCTGGATATCGGCCCTGCCGACTTCGGCCAGCGCGCCAACGCGATTGTGGAAGGCGAAAAAGCGGCCACGGCACTGATGCCGCAAATCCGCGAACGCATTGCCCAGCTGCGCGCCGAGCGCAGCAAGGCCGTTCAGCTGGCCCAGCAAAAGGCTGCCGATGCCAAGCACCAGGAATGCCTGAAGCAGCGCAGCAGCCTGCAAAAGCTCTCAGGCATGGTGGGCATGAGCGACAACTGCGAAAAGCCCTGAGCACATCGCCATAGCCCACAGAAAAACAGCCCGCCGCATGCGAGCTGTTTTTCATGATTCGGCCGTTCGCCGCCGCACTTGAGACTCGGCTCGGATCCGCGCCAGTCAGCCGCCTATGCGGACTTGGGCAGATAGACCTCTTTCCAGAGGCTCACCTTTTCGGTTGCGTCAAAGCGCATCAGCAGCATCGCAACAAAGGACTCGCGCTCACCGTTCAGGCGCTCTATCTGCACCGCCATATCGAATACCACGGATTCTTCGTCGGCAATGGTATGGAGCACCTGGTACTCGATGCCTGCCATGGCGGTTTTCATGCCATTGAGGAATTCCAGGTACAACGCGAGATTCGCCTGATAGTGGCGGCCATTGGGCTGCACCACAAAATTCGCGCCGAAACACTGAGCAACCAGCTCCTGCGTCAGCTGGCTGTCGTGCCTCAGGTACTTGCGGTTCCAGCCCAGCACTGCATGGGCCAGTTCAGTATTCCGGGCTCTTTGTGTAGTCATGAAACGATAGTAAGGCCAAGCCAGCCACCGCTGGCGGCAAGCCTGTCTTCCAAGCGATTTTTGACCGGTGCCTCAGATCAGAAAGCTTCCTCTTCCAGATTCGCGCAGGTCATATCGCGTGACTTGACCACCTGCAGCCACGCGCCAATCCTGGGCAGTTCATAGTGAAAGAAATAGCGCTGCGCGGCCATGCTGCCACGATGGGCGGCAATGGCCAGGTCGGCATCCTTGGCCAGCACGGCCAGCCCCACATCGAGCCAGATCCAGGCCAGCACCACATGGCCGAAGGCCTGCATATAGGGCACGGCATTGGCCAGCGCTTCTTGCGGGTTGCCCGTGGCCCATGCCGACTTGGTCGCGCCCCCCACTTCTGCCAGTGCCCGCGCCAGCTGGTTGGCATAGCAAGCCAGCTGCTGACGCTGCAAGGCCATCTGAATGGTGGTGTTGATAC
This window encodes:
- a CDS encoding MFS transporter, encoding MQQSSAWRAGGIAASAATWWVGFALVVGVMGAALISPLYALYQQAWQLKASDISLIYVLYMCGGMCALLFLGRLPDRIGFQRVMLCFLLLTLAGTLMSMFAWNLPSLIVGRFVVGLSSSLITISATSGLAALAVHGCSRFSVQRVAMVASFLNVLGFGLGPLAGGVAGQWLPQPLMSAYVLPLLLGCAGAWGMAMLKLPPVMQEAEAGGMSRRLQWQDCRPRLIWPARSDSAAFVLTCGYPFVAFGVFGLYASMAPLFLRQMIPWHGPVVSGSAIAIILLLSAGVQLLAARLAVHRCGALGMLLLVASNALLILNLQMASTQLFVLGVGLTALGHGMCMLAGMTMVGRIARPDNRAGLLSSYQAIGLLGSMLPMMAVGWIADHWGIDTAVTVFACFVMLLGSVLGLAFSRHPRMRAAL
- a CDS encoding patatin-like phospholipase family protein, producing MRLNAFLRPLLCVSLLGLGACGSNPPAPSAPSDTAASTATAQPIRIGLALGGGAAKGFAHIGVIKMLEANGFTPSVVAGTSAGSVVGALYASGMNAFELQEKAVALDEAKIRDLQLSSGGLVLGQKLEDYVNEQVHRKPLEQMAKPFVAVSTRLEDGERTVFARGNVGQAVRASSSVPGVFQPVTIGKYHYVDGGIVSPVPVDAARNLGADIVIAVDISNKASGKTPANMLGALNQSIAIMGQKLGQAELARADIIIRPKVLDIGPADFGQRANAIVEGEKAATALMPQIRERIAQLRAERSKAVQLAQQKAADAKHQECLKQRSSLQKLSGMVGMSDNCEKP
- a CDS encoding nuclear transport factor 2 family protein; this translates as MTTQRARNTELAHAVLGWNRKYLRHDSQLTQELVAQCFGANFVVQPNGRHYQANLALYLEFLNGMKTAMAGIEYQVLHTIADEESVVFDMAVQIERLNGERESFVAMLLMRFDATEKVSLWKEVYLPKSA